The Dasypus novemcinctus isolate mDasNov1 chromosome 2, mDasNov1.1.hap2, whole genome shotgun sequence genome contains the following window.
CATGgttctcattaaattttttttcaaaccgTTGTAGGAAGAGAAGTTTTATCTCATACTACACAAGAACCAACCAACCACTCTTGCCTTTAAGAAATGACTACATTATAGAAGAAAAAGCCTTCATTGTTGGTTGGGGAAATTTCCTATGAATTTAATCAAAAAGTCTAAAGACTATGTATTGCggaaggaaaatatggatgaacAAAAGGAGTACGAATGTAGTGGGAGAGGAAATTTGTGTGTGAGAGAAAATTTGTGTGTGAGAGAAAGCAGGCAtgggaaagaggaaatgaaaagggaTGCGTAAAATGTTTGCTTTTAGAGCCACAGTCTAGAGTCAATGCCATAAATTGcctcttgaagatattttaaagCTTTATCTTATCATTCTAGAAGTACTGTGTATCAGTTACCTGATAATGCCAAAAGTTCAATCTTTCTCTCTAGCAAGTCAAAGATAATtgaatgtttatattttttaaaagctaataTTTAACAATATGTTCTTTTAAATAAATCAGTGTGGACCTATGAATATTTCTTTGCATTGAAGACGAATGGCGAGAACAGAAGTCAACTGTGTTGCATGTAGGCTAATTACattctcatttttctattttctcaagTAGGACTAGGAACAATTTTTTCCCTCCTAAATAAAAGTGTCTTTAAGTGGAGAACAAAAATCCATAAGATATTGGTAAACTAAGGTCAAGTGTTAAGATCACTTCATGACTTTCCTGTACCTtgtgaggaaaagatggaagaccACGAACTGAAAGAGATGTAAAGGGTTATAGCTTCTTACCATGCCAGACAAATTACATGGAATGTTGAAGGTGAATAATAAAGATGGCCATTTCACACATACTAGAATGACTATAATAAAAACGACAGACGACAAAAAGTGTTTgtgaagatatggagaaattggagccCTCTTATgttgctggtaggaatataaaatcaTGCAGTTCACTGTGGAAAATTCTGGAAGttcttcaaaatgttaaacatagagttaccctaggacccaacaattccactcctatgtatctagccaaaagaattaaaaactcaTGTTcacaaaaaaagtatatatgaatattcattagagcattattcataatagcccaaaagtggaaacaacccaaatgtccatcaactgatgaaaggataaacaaaatgtggtatctcCACACCATGAAAttattatttagcaataaaatgaaatgaagtactgataaatgctgcaacatggatgaacctcataAACATCATGCTCATTGAAAGAAGACAGTCACAAAAGATCACATTATGGTcccatttataggaaatgctcAGTATAGGCaaatatagagacagaaagtagattagtggttgcctagggctggaAGGAGGGGGAATGTAAAGTGATTGCTAATGGGTACGAGGTTTCTTTTTGTGATgatcaaaatgttttaaaattaggtaACTATAAATATTCTAAAAAGATTGGAATTTTCACTTTGAGCAGGTGAACTTTAtggtataaaaatatttcaatgaagctgttaaaaataaaaactgggtGTATCTTGAAGCCTGTGGTACCAAGCAAGCGAGGTCTTACTCATCTGTAatgggagagggaaagagcagTTCGGATATCTCAGATCACAAATCTAACAAGTGCAGCAACAGAGGAACCAggtatttttcctttgctttgagTTTTTCCAGATATATGCACAGCAGGACTTTTCTGTTTATGGGAAGAATTATGTATTTTATGACTCTAAAGGAGAGTGGCCAGGCCTTCAGGAGCTCAGGTGCCCAGATATAAGTAACCAACCAATTCTCCAAAAATACAttgcaaaaaagaaataatgctcTTATACATCAAATGCCTTATAGCTAAATTTAAATCAGTGCATAGaaatcaagctgcctcagcaAACTGTATGCTAAGGGACTACAGGTTTTAAGTAATTTAAAAGATGGATTTATATCCAGTGGGGAAAAGGTCACTCACAAAATGGAGGTGGAAGATATGGCACAGGTTCCTcagacagattttcttgaaagcccttaataataaaaataacaattacaTTTGGAATTATGCATGACTatggaaaagaaaggatataggGTATTTTAGCTTCCAAACATTTTTCTCCCCATCTTCCTTTCCATCTCAAGTCCTGCCACCACTACTAAGTCCACTGTTTAATCTAACAACATGGGCTCTCAGACCCTAGGTCGTCACCTCTACTCCAGTTCAATCATTAGTGCCCTGCTTAGATGCTGTACTTTTTGCTCCCAGAACTGTTTCTTCTGCGAAATAACAACTTTGGTATCTCCTTTGAAAACACAATCTTCTATTCCTTTAATCCTCTCATTCCATTACTCCCATCGCATCTTGTCTTTGACCTTAGAGGACCTCAATTCCATGCTGCTGCTACTACTCATCAGtcctcttctgttttaatttctttccttttcaactgATACCCTGTTTTACCACTCTCAATCACTCTCTTGCCCATATTCTCAAATCTCTTCTTTTATCCCGTCACTAAAAGCACCTGATGAAACTCCACTCAGAAGAATTTAATTGTTTCTCTCCTCTGTTGCACTGGGATGCTGCATTCTATAAGAGAAAATTTACAAAAGTATTAAAACTGTTGTCACCATTAATTTATCATATCCAAACCTTACTGGACTTCAAcaaaacctatttttttttcatattttcctaatTAGTTCTCGCCTCTTTTCTTCATAATAACTATTTCAAACCTACTTTGAACTTCTCATCCTACCACTTACACTCCATTTACCTAATACCTTACAGAGAACATAGAACCCACCAAAGTCTTGCGCCTAAACCTACACCTTTGACAACATTTGtacctttatttttctcctgcTGAAGTCCTTTCCACCTGTATATGTGCAATAACTTCATACATCCTCTGGATCGCATCTTACACTATCTTCTAGAAGTCTTACATTGATTATCTCCTCACCTGCATTTAAAAGTTCTCCCTCTCTGAGTACTACAcaccagcatttaaaatattttcaagtctCTCTAATCTCAAAATAAATCTTCTTGAGTCTATCTAAATTCTCTTTCAGAtacttatctattttctttttacagtCAAATTTATTGGAAGATTTGCCTACTCTTTTTCCACTTCCTCATCCCTCTCACTTTTCAACCAATTGCAAtcctttttttagatttattttttatttctctcccctccccccccagttgtctgccctctgtccattcactgtgtgttcttctgtgactgcttctatccttatcaaaaGTATGGAACGCGTcatgaatttgcgtgtcatcctcgcgcaggggccatgctaatcttctctgtatcgttccaattttagtatatgtgctgcctaAGAAAGAGCACAACCAACTGCAATCTAATTCTCATTAAAACCTCTCTAATGAGACTGCCATTGTAAaggtttcagagatttttttaTAAGTTGGTTAATGGTATATGCTGAAACAAAGAGATGCAAACACACAGTAGCTTGTAGAATTGTGTGTCTCTTTTGTGTAACATTTCCGGTATAAATGATTAGGGCAGCTTTGTTCCTCATGGTCCTTCTGGTACCAAATTTTGTTCCAAATTCCTATCGTAATGTCATGGTCTGCGTGACCATAGGTAGGTCACTGCCAGATCTGGGTTCTAGCTGACTGGAAGGAAGGATGCATGTCCAGAACTTCCATTCTAGACCGGCAAGTAGCAAGCAAAAGTTTGCTCAGAGTCTGTGAGAATTTAACTCACCTGTGACAATCTAACTTACTACAAGGGAGGCTGATATAGGCAGGCTATCTGAAAAGCCATATGCCTGGGTACAACTCTATCACTATGGAATTAAGAGACAAACATTTGGCAGAATGATCATCTTCCTAAATCCAATGGACAAATCTAGCACTGTATGTATTGACTTTGCTGAAGCATATGATattgttgaccatcctcatctccttgaaatgctattttctttagatttcatGGTTTTGAGCCTTGGGCTAACTTCTTAACCTCTTTTTTCTAAACAAAGGTGATTCCCAGAGTTCTGTGTCCAGTCCTTTTCTATTCTTACTCAACACTCTTTTGCTTGCTTATCTTAGAGCTCTCATGATTTCAATTACCATATATATGCTGATGAATTTCAAAGCCCATATCTACAACATACATTTATTTCTTATGCTTCaattttacatgtttatatttatatttttatttttatttaattatatacaCACAACATATATACACGTAGAGTATATATGTATAACTAGCATTCACTGgccactttataaatatttactgattagATTCCTGCAATGATAATCCTAGACGATAGATAACTATTATTACCCtcactttacaggtgaggaaacaaaGGCACAGCGGGCTAAGGAACTTGCCTAAGTCTACAGCAGACATTTTAGCTCCAGAATCCAAGTTCCTAACAATTATGATGCTGCCTCCAAGGTACAAGATAACACCTTTAGGTATTTCGCTATCACTCTTTAACCATGCTTGCCTTTATAACATATTTTAATTACTTGCCTGCTGATTTTTCTAGGCTGTGAGAGATATAAAGACAAGAATTATATATACCTTTCCATGCCATAGTCTTAAAGCCTACTTCTATGACAGAAATTTAGAAAGTATTTGAAAACATgctgaatgaaaagataaataaaagcatttaaaagtATGCCTCTGGCTTTATTCAAGAACAAACTTTCTTCTGGAAATTGACTCAACTTAATTTAGCAACTAATAAAGTACAATGtataaaaaatcattttgtaGATTTTCAGAATTGGAAACTACTCTGTGATCATATTTCTGACTATGGTActgtttatttcttgtttatctCTATCCTGCTATCAGAGATATCTCCTCTGTATATCTTAAATGATGCCATACTCTGCTTCCATTTGAAATGTTATCCTTCAGCAACATATACCCTGTTCAAGGCCAATCCCAATTTCACTTGCTATGTGAACACCTACCAGAGGCTAGAGGAATACAGTATAGCACTCGTGGGTGCACAGTTTCACTTTCCCTAAGTACTTACTGCCCACGATTACCAGTTATTTACAActtgtttcatatttttattttaaaatgttttaagctttttaataacatgttttatagttctttatatataccaCAAATGGATGTATAATTGGTATATAatgtgataaaattattttacttatatataGGCTAGATTCATAGATGTCTATAGAAGGAAATATAAGAGACTGACATTTCCTCAGAGAAAGCAGACTGGGGATCAACTTAGAGAAACAGACTTATTCTTAATTGTACCGTTTTGTAGTGTTTGCGATTTTAACCTACATGTGTTTTTAAAACtggaaatgaaaaagtaatgaCAATACTAACTATAAACGAATGAACTCAACTagcatttgcatgagagaatATATTTGTAATTACTCAGGAAATGGCCTGAATCAAATATTCCTTTAGCCAAGGGCATTTTAATGGCTCTTTCTTGCCAGGCATTCAAAAAAAGCAATAATTAAATGTAGAGTATAGTCCTTCTTTGGAACCATATTCAAATGAaccaacagtttaaaaaatttttttgacgaaaaaatggagaaaatcaaaCACAAACtaaatgtaaattatattaaGGGATAAGTGCTAAATTTGTTGGTTGAAATAGAGATACTGTGATTATATATCAAAAGTCCTTTTCTATTAGAGTATACTGAAATACTTAGAGGTAAAATATAGGATGTctaggatttgctttaaaatactttagaTGTATTTCTGAGTTACTTGTTCCAAGTGGAAAacaattttaagggaaaaaatttcATAAAGACACATGGTGGCGCTGCAGGATAAGATGAAAACAAAGCCTGGGCAATGCACGGTGGGGCAATTATTCAGGGGAAGAGAAAGCATCCGGTTCACTGAGAAGAGAGGTTTCAGAGGAGTTAAACCCACAGAACTGCTGCAGGGTTATATACCTTCCAAAGGTTCCATACAGAAAAAGCAGAGTTTTGGCTTCCAAAACTAGGGCCGAGCTTAAAATTGTCCACATAAGAAGTTACCTAAAGGAAAGATGGAGATCAGACGGGTGCTAGCTCTGCGGAAAAGGCAAGTCCttattctctttgttttgttgGGATTATCTCGGGCAGGTCCTGAATCTGCGCGCTATTCTGTGGCAGAGGAAACAGAAATTGGCTCGTTTGTGGCCAATCTGGCAAGGGACCTGGGTCTGGGGGCAGAAGAGCTGTCCTCACGGGAGGCCCGGGTAATGTCTGATGATAATAAAAAGCATTTGCACCTTGATTTGCTAACCGGGGATTTGCTCCTAAATGAGAAACTGGACCGAGAGGAGCTATGCGGCTCTTTTGAGCCCTGTGTAGTGCATTTTCAAGTGTTATTGAAAAACCCTTTACGTTTTTTTCGGGCTGAGCTAcacatcaaagatataaatgATCATTCCCCTACATTTCTGGACAAAGAAATACTTTTGAAAATATCAGAGAGTACCACTGTCGGAACCACATTCCTAATGGAGAGTGCTCAAGATTTGGATGTAGGAAGCAACGGTCTCCAAAACTACACAATTAGCCCTAATTCtcatttttacattaaaattcaAGACAGCAGTGATGGAAAGATATACCCAGAGCTGGTCCTGGCCAAAGCGTTGGATCACGAGGAGGAGCCTGAGCTCAGATTAATACTTACAGCGCTGGACGGCGGCTCTCCGCCCAGGTCTGGGACAACCTTGGTCCTAATCAAAGTCTTGGATATCAATGACAATGCCCCTGAGTTTGCTCAGAGCCTCTACGAGGTGCAGGTCCCGGAGGACACACCCGTTGGCTCATGGGTTATCACCATCTCTGCCAACGATGTGGATGCAGGAAATTATGGAAAAATATCTTACACATTTTTCCATGCATCAGAAGACATTCGTAAAACATTTGAAATTAACCCAGTATCTGGAGAGGTGCTTTTGAAAGCACACTTGGATTTTGAAGTAATACAGACCTACACTATAAATATCCAGGCAACAGATGGTGGGGGTCTTTCAGAAAAATGCACGCTTCTGGTTAAAGTGATAGATATAAATGACAATCCACCAGAAGTAACCATGTCGTCCATCACAAACAGAATTCCAGAAAACGTCCCAGAGATCCTCGTCGCTGTTTTTAGTGTCCGCGACCAAGACTCGGGGGACAATGGAAGAATGGCTTGTTCTATTCAGAATGACCTTCCCTTTTTCCTGAAGCCGACCTTCAAGAATTTCTACACGTTGGTTACTGAAAAGGCactagacagagagagcagagccGAGTACAACGTCACCATCACAGTCAGCGACCTGGGCACCCCCAGGCTGAAGACCGAGCACAGCATAACCGTGCAGGTCTCCGACGTCAACGACAACGCGCCCGCCTTCACCCGCACCTCCTACACCCTGCTGGTCCGCGAAAACAACAGCCCCGCGCTGCACATCGGCAGCGTCAGCGCCACAGACGCAGACGCGGGCGCCAACGCCCAGGTCACCTACTCGCTGCTGCCGCCCCAGGACGCGCACCTGCCGCTCGCCTCCTTGGTCTCCGTCAACGCCGACAGCGGCCAGCTGTTCGCGTTCAGGGCGCTGGACTTCGAGGCCCTGCAGGCGTTCGAGTTCCGCGTGCGCGCGGCCGACGCGGGCTCCCCGGCGCTGAGCAGCGAGGCGCGCGTGCGCGTGCAGGTGCTGGACGCCAACGACAACGCGCCGTTCGTGCTGTACCCGCTGCAGAACGGCTCTGCGCCCTGCACCGAGCTGGTGCCCAGGGCGGCCGAGGCGGGCTACCTGGTGAGCAAGGTGGTGGCGGTGGACGGCGACGCGGGCCAGAACGCCTGGCTGTCCTACCAGCTGCTCAAGGCCACGGAGCCCGGGCTGTTCGGCGTGTGGGCGCACAACGGCGAGGTGCGCACCGCCAGGCTGCTGAGCGAGCGCGACGCGCCCAAGCACAGGCTGCTGGTGCTGGTCAGGGACAACGGCGAGCCGCCGCTGTCGGCCAGCGTCACGCTGCACGTGCTGCTGGTGGACGGCTTCTCCCAGCCCTACCTGCCGCTGCCCGAGGCGGCCGCCGGCCCTGCGCGGGCCGACGCGCTCACCGGCTACTTGGTGGTGGCCTTGGCCTCGGTGTCGTCGCTCTTCCTCTTCTCGGTGCTGCTGTTCGTCGCGGTGCGGCTGTGCAGGAGGAGCAGGGCGGCCTCGGTGCCCGAGGGGCCCTTTCCGGGCCACGTGGTGGACGTGAGCGGCACCGGGACCCTGTCCCAGAGCTACCAGTACGAGGTGTGTCTGACAGGAGACCCCGGAAGTAATGAGTTCAAATTTCTGAAGCCGATTTTCACCAACCTTTCAGTCCAAGACTCTGGTAGCAATAAGGGAGAAAACGCCAACTTCCGTAATAGCTTTGGATTCGacatccaataaaataaaaatttaaaatatttttatctttgtgtTTTTCTTGATATGCGAACTGCTGATGTGTTTTGCTAATCTGTAATGTATTTTAGGTTGTACTACAGTTGCACACGCCATTGTTGTcttaaataaaacatttgtttTACAAATATCAGTGagtataatgaaatgaaaatataatctgcattttctgtttttttgttaacctgttaaaaatattcttaatttttggATATGCATACAGACGTGTTTAAGAATAAATGTCaatatgcattatttacttcataaaaaacataaagcaaaattccaaaatattgtTGCGTCTGAGTGGAAAGTGTATTGGATTTTATCTACTAttcacaaaaattattttaaaaggcgCTATCTTTCCATATTCAGTGCAAGAGAACCTTTTGttgttgtgtgtatatatatatatttagctc
Protein-coding sequences here:
- the LOC101445710 gene encoding protocadherin beta-14; its protein translation is MEIRRVLALRKRQVLILFVLLGLSRAGPESARYSVAEETEIGSFVANLARDLGLGAEELSSREARVMSDDNKKHLHLDLLTGDLLLNEKLDREELCGSFEPCVVHFQVLLKNPLRFFRAELHIKDINDHSPTFLDKEILLKISESTTVGTTFLMESAQDLDVGSNGLQNYTISPNSHFYIKIQDSSDGKIYPELVLAKALDHEEEPELRLILTALDGGSPPRSGTTLVLIKVLDINDNAPEFAQSLYEVQVPEDTPVGSWVITISANDVDAGNYGKISYTFFHASEDIRKTFEINPVSGEVLLKAHLDFEVIQTYTINIQATDGGGLSEKCTLLVKVIDINDNPPEVTMSSITNRIPENVPEILVAVFSVRDQDSGDNGRMACSIQNDLPFFLKPTFKNFYTLVTEKALDRESRAEYNVTITVSDLGTPRLKTEHSITVQVSDVNDNAPAFTRTSYTLLVRENNSPALHIGSVSATDADAGANAQVTYSLLPPQDAHLPLASLVSVNADSGQLFAFRALDFEALQAFEFRVRAADAGSPALSSEARVRVQVLDANDNAPFVLYPLQNGSAPCTELVPRAAEAGYLVSKVVAVDGDAGQNAWLSYQLLKATEPGLFGVWAHNGEVRTARLLSERDAPKHRLLVLVRDNGEPPLSASVTLHVLLVDGFSQPYLPLPEAAAGPARADALTGYLVVALASVSSLFLFSVLLFVAVRLCRRSRAASVPEGPFPGHVVDVSGTGTLSQSYQYEVCLTGDPGSNEFKFLKPIFTNLSVQDSGSNKGENANFRNSFGFDIQ